In Armatimonadota bacterium, a single genomic region encodes these proteins:
- a CDS encoding glycosyltransferase family A protein: protein MNQPTVSVVIPVFNRFELLKETVDSILSQTYRDFELLLVDDFSTDGTRERLAELLDDRIVFSPNPKNMGAGATRNRGIDLAKGQFIALTDQDDLWHPTKLEEQVEAMQADKDVVLVGTHAQAFSIVDGGRTDGDTFAHPADDQSIREFFFYSSPFVSSTVLVRGDVLRSHSLRFRTDMGKSSCEDYDLWRRISGYGKVANIPKVLLDYREHATQQSRLGVDDMCHYANVVRKDVLESAGIQLTERQFGALERMGRFDAFRPDELRIGASTTRILLKSRKYGAGVHREMFVGTLCRTKTRATRKLRAFCASRAHISISLGMLALYIKRLSDFTPIEL, encoded by the coding sequence ATGAATCAACCTACCGTCTCTGTGGTGATCCCGGTGTTCAACCGTTTTGAACTGCTCAAGGAAACAGTTGATTCAATATTGAGTCAGACGTATCGTGACTTTGAACTGCTGCTTGTCGACGACTTCTCGACAGACGGAACCCGAGAGCGGCTAGCAGAACTCCTCGATGATCGAATTGTCTTCAGTCCCAACCCAAAGAATATGGGTGCAGGGGCTACTCGAAACCGGGGTATCGACCTCGCAAAAGGCCAGTTCATCGCACTCACGGATCAAGATGACTTGTGGCACCCGACGAAGCTCGAAGAGCAAGTTGAAGCTATGCAGGCAGACAAGGACGTTGTGCTGGTTGGCACCCATGCTCAGGCGTTTTCCATCGTTGATGGCGGTAGAACGGATGGAGACACTTTTGCTCACCCTGCCGACGATCAGAGTATCCGGGAGTTCTTCTTCTACAGCTCGCCGTTTGTTTCGTCAACCGTTCTTGTTCGAGGTGACGTGCTTCGAAGCCACAGTCTAAGATTCCGAACTGACATGGGCAAGTCGAGCTGCGAGGATTATGACCTCTGGCGGCGAATCTCTGGGTATGGCAAGGTGGCGAACATTCCTAAAGTCTTGCTCGACTATCGCGAGCATGCGACCCAACAGTCTCGGCTTGGAGTCGATGATATGTGCCACTACGCCAACGTGGTCCGGAAGGACGTGCTTGAGTCGGCGGGCATTCAGCTCACAGAGCGACAGTTTGGTGCCCTGGAGAGGATGGGTCGGTTTGACGCTTTCCGTCCAGACGAACTCAGGATCGGAGCGAGTACGACTCGCATCTTGCTCAAGTCTCGGAAGTACGGTGCGGGAGTCCATCGGGAGATGTTTGTTGGAACGCTTTGTCGAACCAAGACCCGAGCCACGCGAAAGCTTCGAGCATTCTGTGCGAGTCGAGCACATATCTCGATTAGTCTTGGAATGCTCGCGCTCTATATCAAGCGGCTTTCAGATTTCACTCCGATTGAGCTTTGA
- a CDS encoding fused MFS/spermidine synthase, translated as MTFARTVYSIAIFIGSALLFLIQPMAAKLLLPTFGGSPAVWTSAMLFFQVALLGGYAYAHYSNRLLDPTRQRFFHFLLLIGAVLTLPFAVKVPENATTGYPPLLVFLMLATTVGLSYFTISAGSPTLQRWFATTADPAAKDPYFLYAISNVGSMVGLFAYPFYIERHFKLGEQANLFRLGFIVMMVAMIVAGLFVRIQPQEEVKPVEKLDRNRLLRWILIAAAPSSLLLGVTNTISSNIAPIPLIWVVPLAAYLLSFIFAFASKRFVTATQLARILPLLVTPLAFTICIEATEPLMPLAFLHITVFFVAAWFCHALLSEDRPDAGNLTQFYLCLSIGGALGGFFNSIIAPMIFPTFFEYPLVMCLILLFRPPTKVFNKQLQLTGILVVVSFAWMAAVRYIGTDLQPNLRSGIALGVPLVAVFALVERTKVYAFGMLALFFGSIALGIASTGKVLATHRSFFGVHRVVDGQGYRQLMHGNTIHGRQSLDPTKQALPLTYYYPTGPIGSIFNSPNFILDVHRVGLVGLGVGSLAVYGRPDQEFTYFEIDPTVLYIARDSGLFTFLKQSQARMNYVLGDARLTLAKEPDGNYGLLVLDAFSSDAIPTHLLTAEAIEMYAKKLAPGGVLAMHISNRYLELAPVVALTARSAGLETFSNMDAENSEEKADGKTQSHWLLLTKDRSVLQKLSNGNTVGHPELNLGKVRPGIDWNEIDIPESVKPWTDDYVDVLSAFKAQSE; from the coding sequence GTGACTTTCGCGCGGACGGTTTACAGCATTGCCATCTTTATTGGCTCCGCATTGCTGTTTCTCATCCAGCCGATGGCGGCAAAGTTGTTACTCCCCACCTTCGGGGGATCGCCAGCGGTCTGGACCAGCGCGATGCTCTTCTTCCAGGTAGCTCTTCTCGGCGGCTACGCTTACGCGCACTACAGTAACCGCCTGCTCGACCCGACCCGCCAAAGATTCTTTCATTTTCTCCTCCTGATCGGAGCCGTGCTCACCCTGCCTTTTGCCGTCAAGGTCCCCGAGAACGCGACCACCGGCTACCCGCCGCTGCTCGTCTTCCTAATGCTCGCGACGACGGTTGGCCTCAGCTACTTCACCATCTCCGCAGGGTCGCCAACCCTGCAACGCTGGTTTGCCACTACCGCCGACCCCGCCGCCAAAGACCCCTATTTCCTCTACGCAATCAGCAATGTCGGCTCAATGGTCGGCCTCTTCGCCTACCCGTTCTATATCGAGCGCCACTTCAAACTCGGCGAACAAGCAAACCTCTTCCGCCTCGGATTCATCGTCATGATGGTTGCCATGATCGTGGCCGGACTTTTTGTCCGAATCCAGCCCCAAGAGGAAGTAAAGCCAGTCGAGAAACTCGACCGAAATCGTCTTCTCCGCTGGATCCTCATCGCCGCTGCGCCCTCGTCGCTCCTCCTCGGAGTCACGAACACGATCTCCAGCAATATCGCGCCGATTCCGCTCATCTGGGTCGTACCGCTCGCCGCCTACCTACTCAGCTTTATCTTTGCCTTCGCCTCAAAGCGGTTCGTCACAGCGACCCAGCTCGCTCGAATCCTGCCGCTCCTGGTCACTCCACTGGCGTTCACCATTTGCATTGAGGCCACCGAGCCGCTGATGCCACTCGCGTTCCTCCACATCACCGTGTTCTTTGTCGCCGCCTGGTTCTGCCACGCTCTTCTAAGTGAGGACCGTCCGGACGCAGGGAATCTCACTCAGTTCTACCTCTGCCTCTCAATCGGCGGCGCCCTCGGTGGTTTCTTCAACTCGATCATCGCCCCGATGATCTTTCCGACCTTCTTCGAGTACCCACTGGTGATGTGTCTGATCTTGCTTTTCAGACCACCAACGAAGGTGTTTAACAAGCAGCTCCAGCTCACCGGAATCCTTGTTGTCGTCAGCTTCGCCTGGATGGCGGCGGTCCGCTACATCGGAACCGATCTTCAGCCAAACCTCCGATCCGGAATCGCACTCGGAGTCCCACTCGTTGCCGTGTTCGCTCTTGTCGAGCGCACCAAGGTTTACGCCTTCGGCATGCTCGCACTCTTCTTCGGCTCGATCGCTCTCGGCATCGCCTCGACCGGCAAAGTGCTCGCTACCCATCGCTCATTCTTCGGCGTTCACCGAGTTGTAGACGGTCAGGGCTACCGCCAGCTAATGCACGGAAACACGATCCACGGTCGCCAGTCGCTTGATCCCACCAAGCAGGCTTTGCCACTCACCTACTACTATCCAACCGGCCCCATCGGCTCAATCTTCAACTCGCCGAATTTTATCCTAGACGTCCACCGAGTTGGCCTCGTCGGCCTCGGCGTCGGGTCGCTCGCCGTCTACGGCCGCCCCGATCAAGAGTTCACCTACTTCGAGATTGACCCGACCGTCCTTTACATCGCCCGTGACAGCGGGCTGTTCACGTTTCTCAAACAGTCCCAGGCAAGAATGAACTACGTCCTTGGCGACGCCCGTCTAACCTTGGCCAAGGAGCCAGACGGAAACTACGGGCTCCTGGTGCTTGATGCCTTCAGCTCCGATGCCATCCCGACCCACCTGCTGACAGCGGAGGCGATTGAGATGTATGCGAAAAAGCTGGCTCCTGGCGGCGTGCTCGCAATGCACATCTCCAATCGCTACCTCGAACTCGCCCCAGTTGTTGCCTTGACGGCTCGCTCAGCTGGTCTCGAAACATTTAGCAACATGGACGCAGAGAATTCAGAAGAGAAAGCGGACGGCAAGACCCAATCTCACTGGCTCCTGCTTACCAAAGATCGCAGCGTCCTCCAGAAACTTTCGAACGGAAACACCGTCGGTCACCCGGAACTGAACCTTGGAAAAGTGAGGCCCGGAATCGACTGGAACGAGATCGACATTCCTGAATCAGTCAAGCCCTGGACAGACGACTATGTCGACGTCCTCAGCGCGTTCAAAGCTCAATCGGAGTGA
- a CDS encoding sialidase family protein, translating to MIALAAAVTVFSSGEDGFNTYRIPALIRTSIGSLVAFAEARASQADAANNAIVTKISEDGGVTWGKMGVCQSPSFLTHQPPLHGMERGSFGGSFNNPCVVENRRGQLVVHFQHYPKDTHEYDVEAGLSGPKVVRGFQTESRDGGKSWSTPRDITPEIKPLEAVTIASGPGVGIRLERGKHRNRLVMPYNYRVGKRWWVYCAYSDDDGRHWKRGARVEQPEEMNANEVQVVELRSGDVLLNARNQAKRKERCVALSYDGGATFSPAAFDTRLVDPVCQGSLIRLGNGVLAFSNPAHATKRENGTVRFSWDEGRTWPLSVVVEPGSFQYSSMVCLPGNRVGMIYETVVGGQYQIRYQTVVVP from the coding sequence ATGATTGCTCTGGCTGCCGCGGTCACGGTCTTCTCTTCGGGTGAAGACGGGTTCAATACCTACCGAATTCCGGCTCTGATTCGAACCTCGATAGGTTCTCTTGTAGCGTTTGCAGAGGCGCGGGCTAGTCAGGCGGATGCGGCGAACAATGCGATTGTCACCAAGATCTCGGAAGATGGCGGGGTGACTTGGGGGAAGATGGGGGTTTGTCAGTCGCCGAGTTTCCTCACCCACCAACCCCCTCTCCATGGAATGGAGAGGGGGAGTTTCGGAGGGTCGTTTAACAATCCCTGCGTGGTCGAAAACCGTAGAGGACAGTTGGTTGTTCACTTTCAGCACTATCCGAAGGACACGCATGAATACGACGTTGAGGCTGGATTAAGCGGACCCAAGGTCGTTCGCGGGTTCCAAACGGAGAGCCGAGACGGGGGGAAGAGTTGGTCTACTCCGAGGGACATCACGCCTGAGATTAAGCCATTGGAAGCAGTCACCATTGCTAGTGGCCCCGGAGTTGGAATTCGGCTGGAACGCGGGAAGCACAGAAATCGCCTCGTTATGCCGTATAACTACCGCGTCGGGAAGCGCTGGTGGGTGTACTGCGCCTATTCCGACGATGACGGGCGGCACTGGAAGCGCGGAGCGCGGGTTGAGCAACCTGAGGAGATGAACGCGAACGAGGTTCAAGTGGTGGAGTTGAGAAGTGGGGACGTTCTTTTGAATGCTCGGAATCAGGCGAAGCGTAAGGAGCGATGCGTCGCTCTGAGCTACGATGGGGGAGCGACATTTTCTCCGGCGGCTTTTGATACTCGTTTAGTTGACCCAGTGTGCCAGGGGTCTTTGATCCGGCTGGGGAACGGGGTTTTGGCGTTTAGCAATCCGGCTCATGCGACGAAGCGGGAGAATGGTACGGTTCGGTTTAGCTGGGACGAGGGGCGAACCTGGCCCTTGTCGGTCGTGGTTGAGCCGGGGTCGTTTCAGTATTCTTCGATGGTTTGTCTGCCGGGGAATCGGGTGGGAATGATCTACGAGACGGTGGTTGGGGGACAGTATCAGATTCGGTATCAGACAGTCGTAGTTCCTTAG